A single genomic interval of Chiloscyllium punctatum isolate Juve2018m chromosome 35, sChiPun1.3, whole genome shotgun sequence harbors:
- the LOC140459795 gene encoding beta-adducin-like isoform X3, with translation MSAEVAQEGAPSASSPPPDCARKACYLEPAAEGDPEYLRLREAGPALRQDVNLMEQKKRVTVILRSPGFREELESLIQEQLRKGEDSGNLRALRHIVDFISSGGGSPLALPTSPPGPATVVPINDLHAAECPGLTRGESLMRCKVASVYRLLDIFGWAPLAKTYVTLRVSKEQGHFLIIPKGISYGEASASVLVKVNIVGGVVSPGSSGLSVDSAGFGLHAAVYAARPDVCCAIHLHTPATAAVSAMKCGLLPISHEALLVGDVAHYEYSGALDEEADKIQLQKCLGPTAKVLLLRNHGVIALGETVEEAFYKIYHLQSACEIQVTCLSSAGGVENVTLLDRERYRPLEAGALAWAGTTFGPPQRSRLGHNEFEALMRTLDNLGYRTGYAYRHPVLRERARHKSEVQIPATVTAFVFDEEAYCPASAPPHAQRRQHREKTRWLNTPNLYLRSASDELQGEPRRERARTTWLKADAVSKSGGGTPIKIETPNQFVPLFTDPREVLATRNKIREQNRQDVKSAGPQSQVLAGVMAGSSRETTANGSPESRSAEERPGEGEDEAETPNPFNELTDWELEEYQREVKRKQLGLDGHGPDDENTSAEISPLRSPLPSPVGSPASPGTPGALAPRGGQVVEYLSF, from the exons ATGAGCGCGGAGGTGGCTCAGGAGGGGGCGCCGTCGGCGTCCTCCCCCCCGCCCGACTGCGCTCGGAAGGCGTGCTACCTCGAGCCGGCAGCGGAGGGCGACCCTGAGTACCTCCGGCTCCGGGAGGCGGGGCCCGCGCTGAGGCAAGACGTGAACCTGATGGAGCAGAAGAAGCGGGTGACCGTCATCCTTCGGAGCCCG GGCTTCCGGGAGGAGCTGGAGAGCCTGATCCAGGAGCAGCTGCGGAAGGGGGAGGACTCTGGCAACCTGCGGGCGCTGCGCCACATCGTGGACTTCATCAGCAGCGGTGGTGGCAGCCCCCTGGCGCTGCCCACCTCACCGCCCG GGCCAGCGACGGTGGTGCCAATCAATGACCTCCACGCGGCCGAGTGCCCGGGCCTCACAAGGGGGGAGTCGCTCATGAGGTGCAAGGTCGCCAGCGTCTACCGCCTGCTGGACATCTTCGGCTGGGCCCCGTTGGCCAAGACCTACGTCACG CTCCGCGTCAGCAAAGAGCAGGGCCACTTCCTCATCATTCCCAAAGGGATTTCGTACGGAGAGGCCTCCGCATCGGTGCTG GTCAAGGTGAACATCGTGGGAGGCGTGGTGAGCCCGGGCAGCAGCGGCCTCTCGGTCGACAGCGCGGGTTTCGGGTTGCACGCGGCCGTCTACGCCGCAAGGCCTGATGTCTGCTGTGCCATCCACTTACACACTCCAGCCACAGCGGCG GTCTCCGCCATGAAGTGCGGCCTCCTGCCCATCTCCCATGAGGCCTTGCTGGTCGGAGACGTCGCTCACTACGAGTACAGCGGAGCCCTGGACGAAGAGGCAGACAAGATCCAGCTGCAGAAATGCCTAGGCCCCACCGCAAAG GTTCTGCTTTTGAGGAATCATGGTGTGATAGCCCTGGGGGAGACGGTAGAGGAAGCCTTCTACAAGATTTACCACCTCCAGTCGGCCTGCGAGATTCAG GTTACGTGCCTGTCCAGCGCCGGGGGAGTGGAGAATGTGACCCTCCTGGACCGGGAGCGATACCGGCCCCTGGAGGCGGGTGCGCTGGCGTGGGCGGGCACCACCTTTGGCCCCCCGCAGAGGAGCCGGCTCGGGCACAACGAGTTCGAGGCCCTGATGCGGACGTTGGACAACCTG GGCTACCGGACGGGCTACGCCTACCGGCACCCGGTGCTCCGGGAGCGGGCCCGGCACAAGAGCGAGGTGCAGATCCCGGCCACCGTGACGGCGTTCGTCTTCGACGAGGAGGCCTACTGCCCGGCGTCGGCGCCGCCCCATGCCCAGAGGAGGCAGCACCGCGAGAAGACGCGTTGGCTCAACACGCCCAATCTCTACCTGAGGTCTGCCAGCGACGAGCTGCAGGGAGAGCCCAGACGGGAGCGGGCCCGCACCACG TGGCTGAAGGCTGACGCAGTCTCGAAATCCGGTGGCGGGACGCCCATCAAGATCGAGACCCCCAACCAGTTTGTGCCGCTGTTTACTGACCCCCGAGAAGTGCTGGCGACCAGGAACAAG aTCCGGGAGCAGAACCGACAGGATGTGAAGTCAGCCGGGCCGCAGTCACAGGTGCTGGCCGGAGTCATGGCTGGGAGCAGCCGTGAGACG ACGGCAAACGGATCCCCGGAGTCCCGGAGCGCCGAGGAAAGgccgggagagggagaggacgaaGCAGAGACCCCCAACCCCTTCAACGAGCTGACGGATTGGGAGCTGGAGGAGTACCAGAGGGAGGTGAAACGGAAACAGCTAGGCCTGGACGGTCACG GCCCGGATGATGAGAACACGTCGGCCGAGATCTCCCCGCTCCGGAGTCCCCTCCCGTCGCCCGTTGGATCGCCAGCCTCTCCTGGCACGCCTGGAG CCCTAGCGCCAAGAGGAGGTCAAGTTGTCGAGTACTTGTCTTTTTA A
- the LOC140459795 gene encoding beta-adducin-like isoform X2: MSAEVAQEGAPSASSPPPDCARKACYLEPAAEGDPEYLRLREAGPALRQDVNLMEQKKRVTVILRSPGFREELESLIQEQLRKGEDSGNLRALRHIVDFISSGGGSPLALPTSPPGPATVVPINDLHAAECPGLTRGESLMRCKVASVYRLLDIFGWAPLAKTYVTLRVSKEQGHFLIIPKGISYGEASASVLVKVNIVGGVVSPGSSGLSVDSAGFGLHAAVYAARPDVCCAIHLHTPATAAVSAMKCGLLPISHEALLVGDVAHYEYSGALDEEADKIQLQKCLGPTAKVLLLRNHGVIALGETVEEAFYKIYHLQSACEIQVTCLSSAGGVENVTLLDRERYRPLEAGALAWAGTTFGPPQRSRLGHNEFEALMRTLDNLGYRTGYAYRHPVLRERARHKSEVQIPATVTAFVFDEEAYCPASAPPHAQRRQHREKTRWLNTPNLYLRSASDELQGEPRRERARTTWLKADAVSKSGGGTPIKIETPNQFVPLFTDPREVLATRNKIREQNRQDVKSAGPQSQVLAGVMAGSSRETTANGSPESRSAEERPGEGEDEAETPNPFNELTDWELEEYQREVKRKQLGLDGHGPDDENTSAEISPLRSPLPSPVGSPASPGTPGAALAPRGGQVVEYLSF; the protein is encoded by the exons ATGAGCGCGGAGGTGGCTCAGGAGGGGGCGCCGTCGGCGTCCTCCCCCCCGCCCGACTGCGCTCGGAAGGCGTGCTACCTCGAGCCGGCAGCGGAGGGCGACCCTGAGTACCTCCGGCTCCGGGAGGCGGGGCCCGCGCTGAGGCAAGACGTGAACCTGATGGAGCAGAAGAAGCGGGTGACCGTCATCCTTCGGAGCCCG GGCTTCCGGGAGGAGCTGGAGAGCCTGATCCAGGAGCAGCTGCGGAAGGGGGAGGACTCTGGCAACCTGCGGGCGCTGCGCCACATCGTGGACTTCATCAGCAGCGGTGGTGGCAGCCCCCTGGCGCTGCCCACCTCACCGCCCG GGCCAGCGACGGTGGTGCCAATCAATGACCTCCACGCGGCCGAGTGCCCGGGCCTCACAAGGGGGGAGTCGCTCATGAGGTGCAAGGTCGCCAGCGTCTACCGCCTGCTGGACATCTTCGGCTGGGCCCCGTTGGCCAAGACCTACGTCACG CTCCGCGTCAGCAAAGAGCAGGGCCACTTCCTCATCATTCCCAAAGGGATTTCGTACGGAGAGGCCTCCGCATCGGTGCTG GTCAAGGTGAACATCGTGGGAGGCGTGGTGAGCCCGGGCAGCAGCGGCCTCTCGGTCGACAGCGCGGGTTTCGGGTTGCACGCGGCCGTCTACGCCGCAAGGCCTGATGTCTGCTGTGCCATCCACTTACACACTCCAGCCACAGCGGCG GTCTCCGCCATGAAGTGCGGCCTCCTGCCCATCTCCCATGAGGCCTTGCTGGTCGGAGACGTCGCTCACTACGAGTACAGCGGAGCCCTGGACGAAGAGGCAGACAAGATCCAGCTGCAGAAATGCCTAGGCCCCACCGCAAAG GTTCTGCTTTTGAGGAATCATGGTGTGATAGCCCTGGGGGAGACGGTAGAGGAAGCCTTCTACAAGATTTACCACCTCCAGTCGGCCTGCGAGATTCAG GTTACGTGCCTGTCCAGCGCCGGGGGAGTGGAGAATGTGACCCTCCTGGACCGGGAGCGATACCGGCCCCTGGAGGCGGGTGCGCTGGCGTGGGCGGGCACCACCTTTGGCCCCCCGCAGAGGAGCCGGCTCGGGCACAACGAGTTCGAGGCCCTGATGCGGACGTTGGACAACCTG GGCTACCGGACGGGCTACGCCTACCGGCACCCGGTGCTCCGGGAGCGGGCCCGGCACAAGAGCGAGGTGCAGATCCCGGCCACCGTGACGGCGTTCGTCTTCGACGAGGAGGCCTACTGCCCGGCGTCGGCGCCGCCCCATGCCCAGAGGAGGCAGCACCGCGAGAAGACGCGTTGGCTCAACACGCCCAATCTCTACCTGAGGTCTGCCAGCGACGAGCTGCAGGGAGAGCCCAGACGGGAGCGGGCCCGCACCACG TGGCTGAAGGCTGACGCAGTCTCGAAATCCGGTGGCGGGACGCCCATCAAGATCGAGACCCCCAACCAGTTTGTGCCGCTGTTTACTGACCCCCGAGAAGTGCTGGCGACCAGGAACAAG aTCCGGGAGCAGAACCGACAGGATGTGAAGTCAGCCGGGCCGCAGTCACAGGTGCTGGCCGGAGTCATGGCTGGGAGCAGCCGTGAGACG ACGGCAAACGGATCCCCGGAGTCCCGGAGCGCCGAGGAAAGgccgggagagggagaggacgaaGCAGAGACCCCCAACCCCTTCAACGAGCTGACGGATTGGGAGCTGGAGGAGTACCAGAGGGAGGTGAAACGGAAACAGCTAGGCCTGGACGGTCACG GCCCGGATGATGAGAACACGTCGGCCGAGATCTCCCCGCTCCGGAGTCCCCTCCCGTCGCCCGTTGGATCGCCAGCCTCTCCTGGCACGCCTGGAG CAGCCCTAGCGCCAAGAGGAGGTCAAGTTGTCGAGTACTTGTCTTTTTA A
- the LOC140459795 gene encoding beta-adducin-like isoform X1 has translation MSAEVAQEGAPSASSPPPDCARKACYLEPAAEGDPEYLRLREAGPALRQDVNLMEQKKRVTVILRSPGFREELESLIQEQLRKGEDSGNLRALRHIVDFISSGGGSPLALPTSPPGPATVVPINDLHAAECPGLTRGESLMRCKVASVYRLLDIFGWAPLAKTYVTLRVSKEQGHFLIIPKGISYGEASASVLVKVNIVGGVVSPGSSGLSVDSAGFGLHAAVYAARPDVCCAIHLHTPATAAVSAMKCGLLPISHEALLVGDVAHYEYSGALDEEADKIQLQKCLGPTAKVLLLRNHGVIALGETVEEAFYKIYHLQSACEIQVTCLSSAGGVENVTLLDRERYRPLEAGALAWAGTTFGPPQRSRLGHNEFEALMRTLDNLGYRTGYAYRHPVLRERARHKSEVQIPATVTAFVFDEEAYCPASAPPHAQRRQHREKTRWLNTPNLYLRSASDELQGEPRRERARTTWLKADAVSKSGGGTPIKIETPNQFVPLFTDPREVLATRNKIREQNRQDVKSAGPQSQVLAGVMAGSSRETTANGSPESRSAEERPGEGEDEAETPNPFNELTDWELEEYQREVKRKQLGLDGHGPDDENTSAEISPLRSPLPSPVGSPASPGTPGETGPPSDAKEGGGESEAPADRTAEEQLSEGISAMMADAQGEDPTGAETGTGPPLSPDGSPSKSPSKKKKKFRTPSFLKKSKKKEKAET, from the exons ATGAGCGCGGAGGTGGCTCAGGAGGGGGCGCCGTCGGCGTCCTCCCCCCCGCCCGACTGCGCTCGGAAGGCGTGCTACCTCGAGCCGGCAGCGGAGGGCGACCCTGAGTACCTCCGGCTCCGGGAGGCGGGGCCCGCGCTGAGGCAAGACGTGAACCTGATGGAGCAGAAGAAGCGGGTGACCGTCATCCTTCGGAGCCCG GGCTTCCGGGAGGAGCTGGAGAGCCTGATCCAGGAGCAGCTGCGGAAGGGGGAGGACTCTGGCAACCTGCGGGCGCTGCGCCACATCGTGGACTTCATCAGCAGCGGTGGTGGCAGCCCCCTGGCGCTGCCCACCTCACCGCCCG GGCCAGCGACGGTGGTGCCAATCAATGACCTCCACGCGGCCGAGTGCCCGGGCCTCACAAGGGGGGAGTCGCTCATGAGGTGCAAGGTCGCCAGCGTCTACCGCCTGCTGGACATCTTCGGCTGGGCCCCGTTGGCCAAGACCTACGTCACG CTCCGCGTCAGCAAAGAGCAGGGCCACTTCCTCATCATTCCCAAAGGGATTTCGTACGGAGAGGCCTCCGCATCGGTGCTG GTCAAGGTGAACATCGTGGGAGGCGTGGTGAGCCCGGGCAGCAGCGGCCTCTCGGTCGACAGCGCGGGTTTCGGGTTGCACGCGGCCGTCTACGCCGCAAGGCCTGATGTCTGCTGTGCCATCCACTTACACACTCCAGCCACAGCGGCG GTCTCCGCCATGAAGTGCGGCCTCCTGCCCATCTCCCATGAGGCCTTGCTGGTCGGAGACGTCGCTCACTACGAGTACAGCGGAGCCCTGGACGAAGAGGCAGACAAGATCCAGCTGCAGAAATGCCTAGGCCCCACCGCAAAG GTTCTGCTTTTGAGGAATCATGGTGTGATAGCCCTGGGGGAGACGGTAGAGGAAGCCTTCTACAAGATTTACCACCTCCAGTCGGCCTGCGAGATTCAG GTTACGTGCCTGTCCAGCGCCGGGGGAGTGGAGAATGTGACCCTCCTGGACCGGGAGCGATACCGGCCCCTGGAGGCGGGTGCGCTGGCGTGGGCGGGCACCACCTTTGGCCCCCCGCAGAGGAGCCGGCTCGGGCACAACGAGTTCGAGGCCCTGATGCGGACGTTGGACAACCTG GGCTACCGGACGGGCTACGCCTACCGGCACCCGGTGCTCCGGGAGCGGGCCCGGCACAAGAGCGAGGTGCAGATCCCGGCCACCGTGACGGCGTTCGTCTTCGACGAGGAGGCCTACTGCCCGGCGTCGGCGCCGCCCCATGCCCAGAGGAGGCAGCACCGCGAGAAGACGCGTTGGCTCAACACGCCCAATCTCTACCTGAGGTCTGCCAGCGACGAGCTGCAGGGAGAGCCCAGACGGGAGCGGGCCCGCACCACG TGGCTGAAGGCTGACGCAGTCTCGAAATCCGGTGGCGGGACGCCCATCAAGATCGAGACCCCCAACCAGTTTGTGCCGCTGTTTACTGACCCCCGAGAAGTGCTGGCGACCAGGAACAAG aTCCGGGAGCAGAACCGACAGGATGTGAAGTCAGCCGGGCCGCAGTCACAGGTGCTGGCCGGAGTCATGGCTGGGAGCAGCCGTGAGACG ACGGCAAACGGATCCCCGGAGTCCCGGAGCGCCGAGGAAAGgccgggagagggagaggacgaaGCAGAGACCCCCAACCCCTTCAACGAGCTGACGGATTGGGAGCTGGAGGAGTACCAGAGGGAGGTGAAACGGAAACAGCTAGGCCTGGACGGTCACG GCCCGGATGATGAGAACACGTCGGCCGAGATCTCCCCGCTCCGGAGTCCCCTCCCGTCGCCCGTTGGATCGCCAGCCTCTCCTGGCACGCCTGGAG AAACGGGGCCTCCCTCCGACGCCAAGGAGGGAGGCGGCGAGTCGGAGGCGCCCGCTGACCGGACGGCGGAGGAGCAGCTCAGCGAAGGCATCAGCGCCATGATGGCTGACGCCCAAGGAGAGGACCCCACGGGCGCCGAGACAGGCACCGGGCCGCCCCTCTCGCCCGACGGCTCGCCCTCCAAGTCCCCctccaagaagaagaagaaattccgcactccctcattcctgaagaagagcaaaaagaaggaaaaagccGAGACCtga